Proteins encoded in a region of the Isoalcanivorax pacificus W11-5 genome:
- the surE gene encoding 5'/3'-nucleotidase SurE, whose product MADTPRFERILVTNDDGIDAPGLAVAEVLAASLGSEVWVVAPEHDQSGVGQAISLHQPLRHYSRGERRYALSGTPADCVMFALAHWFADAPPDLVISGVNCGANLSDAVMYSGTVGAVLAAAHLGVPAVALSQAFRVRDEIDWAPVQVLGERIIRRLVQRQPDHVCWNINFPALPAETIRAARVTRQIEGSVPRPVLKAGEDGRGLPYHWLEFRRAPDAVTHPQSDVVALAEGYVSVMPLQTSRCDEDRAQAGWQIGELQL is encoded by the coding sequence ATGGCCGACACGCCACGATTTGAACGGATACTGGTGACCAATGACGACGGCATTGACGCGCCGGGGCTGGCGGTGGCCGAGGTGCTGGCCGCATCACTGGGCAGTGAAGTCTGGGTGGTGGCGCCGGAGCATGACCAGAGTGGTGTCGGGCAGGCGATTTCCCTGCATCAGCCGTTGCGTCATTACTCCCGGGGTGAGCGCCGCTATGCCCTGTCGGGCACGCCGGCCGACTGCGTGATGTTTGCCCTGGCACACTGGTTTGCCGATGCACCGCCGGACCTGGTCATTTCCGGCGTGAACTGTGGTGCCAATCTGTCTGATGCGGTGATGTATTCCGGCACCGTCGGTGCGGTGCTTGCTGCTGCGCACCTGGGGGTGCCGGCGGTGGCGCTGAGCCAGGCGTTTCGCGTGCGGGACGAGATCGACTGGGCGCCGGTGCAGGTGCTCGGCGAGCGGATCATCCGCCGTCTGGTGCAGCGTCAGCCGGATCATGTGTGCTGGAACATCAATTTCCCGGCGTTGCCTGCGGAGACGATTCGTGCGGCGCGCGTGACCCGGCAGATCGAAGGCAGCGTGCCGCGCCCGGTGCTCAAGGCCGGCGAAGACGGACGCGGGCTGCCCTATCACTGGCTCGAATTTCGCCGTGCACCGGATGCCGTGACGCATCCGCAATCCGATGTGGTGGCGCTGGCCGAAGGCTATGTGTCGGTGATGCCGCTGCAAACGTCACGCTGTGATGAAGACCGGGCACAGGCGGGGTGGCAGATTGGCGAGCTTCAACTATAA
- a CDS encoding NAD(P)H-quinone oxidoreductase: MRAWCIQNKTLELNTLPTPEPGPEEVRIRVRAIGVNRADILQTQGLYPAPPGFDQRIPGLEYSGEVDAVGERVRGRQVGDAVMGLVPGCAYAEYVLCHERETLSLPETDGKPLDFARAATLPEAFLTAYRALFLEGGLQSGQWCLVRPATAGVGLAGVQLAAALGARPIGSSRHPDNLANARNMGLVAAVSEGPGMADELKTLTQGEGVAVILDMVGPDWDALLPGLRTEGSLVMIGLLGGTKTSLNLAGLLQRRQHLSAMTMRSQPLENRIRMAGLFNDRLAPLFSDGRLQPLPLETFPFDDAPSAHTHMLKSDFSGKRVIVL, from the coding sequence ATGCGCGCATGGTGTATCCAGAACAAGACGCTTGAACTGAACACATTGCCCACGCCCGAACCCGGCCCGGAAGAAGTGCGCATCCGCGTGCGCGCCATCGGCGTCAACCGGGCCGATATTCTTCAGACGCAGGGGCTCTACCCTGCCCCACCCGGTTTTGACCAACGCATTCCGGGCCTGGAATACAGCGGCGAAGTGGACGCGGTGGGCGAACGTGTTCGCGGCCGTCAAGTCGGTGACGCGGTCATGGGCCTGGTGCCCGGATGCGCCTATGCCGAGTACGTGCTCTGCCACGAACGCGAAACACTGAGCCTGCCGGAAACAGACGGCAAGCCGCTGGATTTCGCCCGCGCCGCCACCCTGCCGGAAGCGTTTCTGACAGCGTATCGCGCCCTGTTCCTTGAGGGGGGCCTGCAAAGCGGCCAATGGTGCCTGGTGCGGCCGGCCACTGCCGGTGTCGGCCTGGCTGGCGTGCAACTGGCCGCCGCGCTGGGCGCACGGCCGATCGGCAGCAGCCGCCATCCGGACAATCTCGCCAACGCCCGCAACATGGGCCTGGTCGCGGCGGTCAGCGAAGGGCCTGGCATGGCGGACGAGTTGAAAACGCTGACGCAGGGCGAAGGCGTGGCGGTGATACTGGATATGGTCGGCCCGGACTGGGATGCGCTGTTGCCGGGGCTGCGCACCGAAGGCTCGCTGGTGATGATTGGTCTGCTCGGCGGCACAAAGACCAGCCTGAATCTGGCCGGCCTGCTGCAACGGCGGCAGCATCTTTCCGCCATGACCATGCGCAGCCAGCCACTGGAAAATCGCATCCGCATGGCCGGGCTGTTCAACGACCGGCTGGCGCCGCTGTTCAGCGATGGCCGCCTGCAACCGCTGCCGCTGGAAACCTTCCCGTTCGATGATGCGCCATCAGCGCACACGCATATGCTGAAGTCGGATTTCAGCGGCAAACGAGTCATTGTGCTGTAG
- a CDS encoding acyl-CoA dehydrogenase, whose product MQSFRWDDALLLEQQLTDDERQVRDSARAFCQDRLMPRVLRAHREEIFEREIMTEMGAQGLLGATVAAQYGGAGVNHVSYGLLAREVERVDSGYRSAMSVQSSLVMFPIETFGDEALRQRCLPKLASGEWIGCFGLTEPDHGSDPGGMTTRAEAVDGGYRLNGTKTWITNSPLADLAVVWAKLDGRITGFVVERGTPGFSTPKIEGKLSLRASVTGQIVLEDAFVPAENRLHVEGLKGPFSCLNKARYGISWGALGAAEFCWHAARQYTLDRHQFDRPLAATQLVQRKLADMQTEITLGLQGCLRLGRLMDAGDWAPEMVSLLKRNNCGKALDIARQARDMHGGNGISDEYHVMRHLMNLEAVNTYEGTHDVHALILGRAQTGLQAFA is encoded by the coding sequence ATGCAATCCTTTCGCTGGGATGATGCCCTGCTGCTGGAGCAGCAGCTCACCGACGACGAGCGCCAAGTGCGCGACAGCGCCCGTGCCTTCTGCCAGGACCGGCTGATGCCGCGCGTGCTGCGCGCCCACCGCGAGGAAATCTTTGAGCGCGAGATCATGACCGAGATGGGTGCCCAGGGGTTGCTGGGCGCCACGGTGGCGGCGCAGTACGGTGGCGCTGGCGTCAATCATGTCAGCTATGGCCTGCTGGCGCGGGAAGTGGAACGGGTGGATTCCGGTTATCGCTCGGCCATGAGTGTGCAGTCGTCACTGGTGATGTTCCCGATCGAGACGTTTGGTGACGAGGCGCTGCGCCAGCGTTGCCTGCCCAAACTGGCCAGTGGCGAATGGATCGGCTGCTTCGGATTGACGGAGCCGGACCACGGTTCCGATCCGGGCGGCATGACCACGCGCGCGGAAGCGGTGGACGGTGGTTATCGGCTCAATGGCACCAAGACCTGGATCACCAATTCGCCGCTGGCTGACCTGGCGGTTGTGTGGGCAAAGCTCGATGGCCGCATCACCGGCTTTGTGGTCGAGCGCGGTACGCCCGGTTTCAGCACGCCGAAGATCGAGGGCAAGTTGTCCCTGCGTGCCTCCGTCACCGGACAGATCGTGCTGGAGGATGCCTTTGTGCCGGCGGAAAACCGTTTGCACGTCGAGGGCCTGAAAGGCCCGTTCAGTTGCCTGAACAAGGCGCGCTACGGCATCAGCTGGGGCGCGCTGGGCGCGGCGGAATTCTGCTGGCATGCGGCACGGCAATACACGCTCGACCGGCATCAATTTGACCGGCCGCTGGCGGCCACGCAACTGGTGCAGCGCAAGCTGGCCGACATGCAGACGGAGATCACGCTGGGATTACAGGGCTGCCTGCGTCTGGGCCGGTTGATGGATGCAGGCGACTGGGCGCCGGAAATGGTGTCGCTGCTGAAGCGCAACAACTGCGGCAAGGCGCTGGACATTGCCCGCCAGGCGCGCGACATGCACGGCGGCAACGGTATTTCGGATGAATACCATGTGATGCGCCATCTGATGAATCTGGAGGCGGTGAATACCTACGAAGGCACGCACGACGTGCATGCCCTGATCCTGGGCCGTGCGCAGACGGGTTTGCAGGCGTTTGCCTGA
- a CDS encoding acyl-CoA thioesterase — MNDTQRGTRADYRYFTPITTRWHDNDVYGHVNNVTYYSYFDSVANHFLIHEGGLDIHQGSVIGLVVSSGCRYHAALAYPDILAGGLRVNRLGNSSVEYGLAIFRDGVDEAAAEGFFTHVFVDRSTRRPVPIPEPLRTALASLSQSG, encoded by the coding sequence ATGAACGACACACAACGCGGCACCCGCGCCGACTACCGCTACTTCACCCCGATCACCACGCGCTGGCACGACAACGATGTCTATGGCCACGTCAACAACGTGACTTACTACAGCTATTTCGATTCCGTTGCGAATCACTTTCTGATTCACGAAGGCGGGCTGGATATTCATCAGGGCAGCGTGATCGGGCTGGTGGTGAGTTCCGGCTGCCGTTATCACGCTGCCCTGGCATACCCGGACATTCTCGCCGGCGGCCTGCGCGTCAACCGGCTGGGCAATTCATCGGTGGAATACGGGCTGGCGATTTTCCGTGATGGCGTCGATGAGGCCGCTGCGGAAGGTTTTTTTACCCATGTGTTCGTGGACCGCAGCACGCGCCGGCCGGTGCCCATCCCCGAACCGTTGCGCACCGCCCTGGCCAGCCTGTCGCAGAGCGGGTAG
- a CDS encoding iron-containing alcohol dehydrogenase: protein MTPFTFSTTQSLICEPGASDRLAEIAASLGMQRPCVVTDGGILGSGLLTPVLEHLRSAGLSVTLFSDVVADPPEAVVLDALAQARDGQCDGVIGFGGGSAMDTAKLVALLLNNGQRLQDVYGVGNAQGKRLPLIQVPTTAGTGSEVTPIAIVTTGETTKQGVVAPQLLPDIAVLDARLTLGLPPAVTAATGIDAMVHAIEAYTSKHRKNPYSDMLAREALHLLARHIEAAVQTGEDETARSQMLLGAMLAGQAFANAPVAAVHALAYPLGGIYHIPHGLSNSLVLPHVLRFNLESARHEYTELAGIILPQNEGHADDAAERMIDYLEELAVRLALPTRLRELDIPESALGRLAADAMLQQRLLVNNPRTVTEDDALAIYKAAW, encoded by the coding sequence ATGACACCCTTTACCTTCAGCACCACGCAAAGCCTGATCTGTGAACCCGGCGCCAGCGACCGGCTGGCGGAGATCGCCGCCTCGCTGGGCATGCAGCGCCCGTGCGTGGTCACCGACGGTGGCATCCTCGGCAGCGGCCTGCTGACCCCGGTGCTTGAGCATCTGCGCTCGGCCGGCCTGTCCGTCACCCTGTTCAGCGATGTGGTCGCTGACCCGCCGGAAGCCGTAGTGCTGGATGCGCTCGCGCAGGCCCGTGACGGCCAGTGCGACGGCGTGATCGGCTTCGGCGGCGGCAGCGCCATGGACACCGCCAAGCTGGTCGCCCTGCTGCTCAATAATGGCCAGCGGCTGCAGGACGTATATGGGGTCGGCAACGCCCAGGGCAAGCGCCTGCCGCTGATCCAGGTACCGACCACCGCCGGCACCGGCTCGGAGGTGACACCGATCGCCATCGTCACCACCGGCGAAACCACCAAGCAGGGTGTCGTGGCGCCACAATTGCTGCCGGATATCGCCGTGCTGGATGCCCGCCTGACCCTGGGCCTGCCGCCGGCGGTCACCGCCGCCACCGGCATCGATGCGATGGTGCACGCCATTGAGGCCTACACCAGCAAACACCGCAAGAACCCCTATTCCGACATGCTGGCCCGCGAGGCCCTTCACCTGCTGGCCCGCCATATCGAAGCCGCCGTGCAGACCGGCGAGGACGAAACCGCCCGCAGCCAGATGCTGCTCGGGGCCATGCTTGCCGGCCAGGCCTTCGCCAATGCCCCGGTGGCCGCCGTGCACGCGCTGGCCTACCCGCTCGGCGGCATCTATCACATCCCGCACGGGCTGAGTAATTCCCTGGTGCTGCCGCATGTGCTGCGCTTCAACCTGGAGAGCGCACGGCACGAGTACACCGAACTGGCCGGCATTATCCTGCCGCAGAACGAAGGCCACGCTGACGACGCAGCCGAACGGATGATCGACTATCTGGAAGAACTGGCCGTGCGGCTTGCGTTGCCCACTCGCCTGCGCGAACTGGATATTCCGGAATCCGCTCTCGGCCGGCTGGCCGCCGACGCCATGCTGCAACAGCGCCTGCTGGTGAACAATCCGCGCACGGTGACGGAAGACGACGCCCTCGCCATCTACAAGGCAGCCTGGTAA
- a CDS encoding transcriptional activator: protein MSVVAFVPDNDDFFRDPLAAARQAEVPFRLSHSQPSPNLASSWQLLCRAVHGRILSLSEFSGFDTLIRFVERHQRVFSEQPNNLPVQIREEVQVAMFGMLVFRQPGHARIGEYAQRCERIVDQHGYTYVRLTAANYLVLYHIWRGDLLAAEALRQRMAPLRMSTREPHALLISYSIDAMVRRLFLDFDACEAAVTAGLALAVESGVHVWDSHFHMQRAYLSLSRNNLRQAAAQLDDMRGSAPPTHHLDRAGYHFCRAWCCCAAGNMPEALSNARQAVQRARRAGAVFPIAVTRMGLAQLHLERGLPHLALWQMGRVGLTGRSMASIGVPFAQGLVRAHLALKFGLRRQAAVLLRSTLRLGREQQYLNFPWWRNDAMSELCALALEKNVEPDYVQRLIYARRLAPPRGLSPPGWRKPLRVRAADPLPLQLDGAPLLLPPEETTLLVALAEAEGAMPVMQAVNRLWPEGPADGMARLHGLVSGLRQRLGSEQMLRCDGETLSLDSGLVELDAVA, encoded by the coding sequence GTGTCAGTTGTTGCTTTTGTACCCGACAACGATGATTTCTTTCGCGATCCGCTGGCCGCCGCGCGGCAGGCGGAGGTGCCGTTTCGTCTGTCCCATTCCCAACCTTCACCGAATCTCGCCTCAAGCTGGCAATTGCTGTGCCGGGCCGTGCACGGCCGCATCCTGTCGCTGTCGGAGTTCTCCGGCTTTGACACACTGATCCGTTTTGTCGAACGCCATCAGCGCGTGTTCAGCGAGCAGCCGAACAACCTGCCCGTGCAGATACGCGAAGAGGTGCAGGTCGCCATGTTCGGCATGCTGGTGTTTCGCCAGCCGGGCCATGCACGCATCGGCGAGTACGCGCAGCGCTGCGAACGTATTGTTGATCAGCACGGCTACACCTACGTGCGCCTGACCGCTGCCAACTATCTGGTGCTGTATCACATCTGGCGCGGCGACCTGCTTGCCGCAGAAGCACTGCGCCAGCGCATGGCGCCATTGCGGATGAGTACCCGCGAACCGCACGCGTTGCTGATCAGCTATTCCATCGATGCCATGGTGCGGCGGTTGTTCCTGGATTTTGACGCCTGCGAAGCGGCGGTGACGGCGGGCCTGGCGCTGGCCGTGGAAAGTGGCGTGCATGTGTGGGATTCGCATTTCCACATGCAGCGCGCCTACCTGTCGCTGAGCCGCAACAATCTGCGCCAGGCCGCTGCGCAACTGGACGACATGCGTGGCAGCGCGCCGCCGACGCATCATCTGGACCGCGCCGGCTACCATTTTTGCCGTGCCTGGTGTTGCTGCGCCGCCGGCAATATGCCAGAGGCGCTGTCCAACGCGCGGCAGGCTGTGCAACGTGCCAGGCGCGCCGGCGCGGTATTTCCGATTGCAGTGACGCGCATGGGGCTGGCGCAGTTGCATCTGGAGCGCGGGTTGCCGCATCTGGCGCTGTGGCAGATGGGCCGCGTGGGACTCACCGGCCGCAGCATGGCGTCGATTGGCGTACCGTTTGCGCAGGGGCTGGTGCGCGCACATCTGGCGCTGAAGTTCGGATTGCGTCGCCAGGCGGCTGTGTTGCTGCGCAGCACCCTGCGGCTGGGGCGCGAACAGCAGTATCTGAATTTTCCCTGGTGGCGCAATGACGCGATGTCCGAACTTTGCGCGCTGGCACTGGAAAAGAATGTGGAACCGGATTACGTGCAGCGCCTGATTTATGCACGCCGCCTGGCACCACCCCGTGGCCTGTCCCCGCCTGGCTGGCGCAAGCCGTTGCGCGTCCGTGCCGCAGACCCGTTGCCCTTGCAACTTGACGGGGCACCGTTGTTGTTGCCGCCGGAGGAGACGACCCTGCTTGTCGCACTGGCCGAGGCGGAAGGCGCCATGCCAGTGATGCAGGCCGTGAACCGGCTCTGGCCGGAAGGGCCGGCGGACGGCATGGCGCGCCTGCACGGGCTGGTGTCGGGCTTGCGCCAGCGTCTCGGCAGCGAACAGATGCTGCGCTGTGACGGCGAAACACTCAGCCTGGATTCCGGGCTGGTGGAGCTCGATGCGGTGGCCTGA
- a CDS encoding porin family protein encodes MKRTLCALMMASASGLAIADSTPYFGVQYGYLDFERGAVKEASLDALSLRGGLEINELLSGEVRLGTGLFDDDYRGIDAEMNYFYGVYAVVNLPTGGKLDPYLIGGYSYVDSSVGNEDYRDDGAAYGAGLNWEMDDQSALTLEYLKLVDNDFSKQNVVSVGMVYRF; translated from the coding sequence ATGAAAAGAACCCTGTGTGCTCTGATGATGGCAAGCGCGAGCGGCTTGGCAATCGCCGACTCCACGCCCTATTTTGGCGTGCAGTATGGCTATCTGGACTTTGAGCGGGGCGCGGTGAAGGAAGCTTCCCTGGATGCACTGTCGCTGCGTGGCGGCCTGGAGATCAATGAACTGCTGAGCGGGGAAGTGCGTCTTGGCACCGGCCTGTTCGACGACGACTACCGTGGCATTGATGCCGAAATGAATTACTTCTATGGCGTTTACGCTGTAGTGAATCTGCCCACCGGCGGCAAGCTGGACCCGTACCTGATTGGTGGTTACAGCTATGTGGATTCCTCCGTCGGCAATGAAGATTACCGCGACGACGGCGCCGCCTACGGTGCCGGCCTGAACTGGGAGATGGACGACCAGTCCGCGTTGACGCTGGAATATCTCAAGCTGGTGGACAACGATTTCAGCAAGCAGAACGTGGTATCGGTGGGCATGGTGTATCGCTTCTGA
- a CDS encoding sensor histidine kinase: MKPPATTWHRAALCRAALCWAALSTLPLWLMVQPGTANADCTPHIASVMAARDSGQGRPVDGWQAVTLPDNWSLRWPEHDGSVWYRLQLQRPCPGTAPASALVIHYLIMAGEVFINDSLLWRDRHLTEPLSRSWNSPRYWVLPDTAATDDIVWVRVAGVAAQTPGLGRVSIGDQDAMQALYLRELWRTRTLSVINLTVSAVLGTLALFVWLAFPAHRVFGYYALTSICWVLFGINTLATEAWPFTSTEAVARANHLAYALFIASFCVFTWRLLALHHPAWLEKALGVLGLVVLGMIVLVPGWSSLQLAGHLSTLILLLNILYIIWQALRRRQPEHYVVAASFLLLIAIAVRDILVLSGVLKSDHALTPYTCLLFMVMAAVLLGTRVARNARRIERFNQELSNAVDQACADLSRTLAKEHQLAIHNSRLQERLQLAHDLHDGLGGQIVRSIMVIEQNDAPLQNERFISMLKLLRDDLRQVIDSGASATASAPATPAEWAAPLRYRFANLCDALGIGMSWCVPDSWQAPPSALQCLLLARLAEEALTNVVKHSRAHHAQVTLQQQEHFLVLRVGDDGIGFDVEALQGASLGIGLDSMRARAERMGGTLTLHSRPGATVLEARLPLQGR; this comes from the coding sequence ATGAAGCCACCGGCAACGACATGGCACCGGGCAGCGCTCTGCCGGGCAGCGCTCTGCTGGGCAGCACTGAGCACACTGCCGCTGTGGCTGATGGTGCAGCCCGGCACTGCAAACGCTGACTGCACGCCGCACATCGCTTCGGTGATGGCCGCGCGCGACAGCGGCCAGGGCCGCCCGGTGGATGGCTGGCAGGCCGTTACACTGCCTGACAACTGGAGCCTGCGCTGGCCAGAGCATGACGGCAGTGTCTGGTACCGCCTTCAACTGCAGCGTCCGTGCCCTGGAACAGCCCCCGCCAGCGCGCTCGTCATCCACTATCTGATCATGGCAGGCGAAGTGTTCATTAACGACAGCCTGCTCTGGCGCGATCGCCACCTTACCGAGCCACTGTCCCGTTCCTGGAACAGTCCGCGTTACTGGGTACTGCCCGACACCGCCGCCACTGACGACATCGTGTGGGTGCGCGTGGCCGGTGTCGCTGCCCAGACGCCGGGGCTCGGCCGGGTCAGTATCGGCGATCAGGACGCCATGCAGGCACTGTATCTGCGGGAACTCTGGCGCACGCGCACCCTGTCCGTCATCAACCTGACCGTCTCGGCAGTGCTCGGCACCCTGGCGTTATTTGTCTGGCTGGCCTTTCCGGCCCACAGGGTGTTCGGCTACTACGCCCTGACCAGCATCTGCTGGGTACTGTTCGGCATCAATACCCTCGCCACCGAAGCCTGGCCCTTCACCAGCACTGAAGCGGTTGCGCGCGCCAACCATCTGGCCTACGCACTGTTCATCGCCAGTTTCTGCGTGTTTACGTGGCGCCTGCTGGCGCTGCACCACCCCGCCTGGCTGGAGAAAGCCCTCGGCGTGCTGGGCCTCGTTGTGCTCGGCATGATTGTACTGGTGCCCGGCTGGTCATCCCTGCAACTGGCCGGCCACCTCAGCACGCTGATCCTGCTGCTCAATATTCTGTACATCATCTGGCAGGCATTGCGCCGCCGGCAGCCAGAACACTATGTGGTGGCGGCGAGCTTTCTGCTGCTGATCGCCATTGCCGTACGCGACATCCTGGTGCTGTCGGGCGTGCTGAAAAGCGACCACGCCCTTACCCCCTATACCTGCCTGCTGTTCATGGTGATGGCCGCAGTCCTGCTGGGCACACGCGTGGCGCGCAATGCCCGGCGCATCGAACGTTTCAATCAGGAACTCAGCAACGCCGTCGATCAGGCCTGTGCCGACCTGAGCCGCACCCTGGCGAAAGAGCACCAGCTCGCCATCCACAATTCCCGCCTGCAGGAGCGACTGCAGCTGGCCCACGATCTGCATGACGGGCTCGGCGGACAGATCGTGCGCTCCATCATGGTCATCGAACAGAATGACGCACCACTGCAGAACGAACGCTTTATATCGATGCTCAAGCTGCTGCGCGATGACTTGCGCCAGGTCATTGACAGTGGCGCCAGCGCCACGGCATCAGCCCCCGCGACACCGGCGGAGTGGGCGGCGCCATTGCGTTACCGCTTCGCCAATCTGTGCGATGCGCTGGGCATCGGCATGAGCTGGTGTGTCCCCGATAGCTGGCAGGCGCCGCCCAGCGCACTGCAATGCCTGCTGCTTGCCCGCCTGGCAGAAGAAGCGCTGACCAATGTCGTCAAGCACAGCCGGGCACACCACGCGCAGGTCACACTGCAACAGCAGGAACATTTTCTGGTGTTGCGCGTCGGGGACGACGGCATCGGGTTTGATGTGGAGGCGTTACAGGGTGCCAGCCTGGGCATTGGCCTCGACAGCATGCGGGCACGGGCAGAGCGCATGGGCGGTACGCTGACGCTGCATTCGCGCCCCGGTGCGACGGTGCTGGAAGCCAGGCTGCCACTGCAGGGCCGATAA
- a CDS encoding response regulator: protein MDTPPSLTAEPALPSPVLIVEDDPLIRRRLERILLQVGYRPDMLCHAASLAEARQHQAAQCTALALVDLGLPDGHGTELIAELRAADPAMGILVISAWSTEDAIMAALRAGATGYLLKERDDLEVSLSIRSVLRGGAPIDPFIARRLIGELYRAPPVSDDATLSTREGEVLLLVADGLSNREIAERLHISRYTVESHVKHIYRKLAVSSRIRAISEARSRGLLDG from the coding sequence ATGGATACTCCCCCCTCCCTGACCGCAGAGCCCGCCCTGCCGTCCCCGGTCCTGATCGTGGAAGACGATCCGCTGATCCGGCGCCGCCTGGAACGGATATTGCTGCAAGTGGGCTACCGCCCCGACATGCTGTGCCACGCGGCCTCACTGGCCGAGGCACGCCAGCACCAGGCAGCGCAGTGCACGGCACTGGCGCTGGTCGATCTCGGCCTGCCCGATGGCCATGGCACCGAGCTGATCGCCGAACTGCGTGCGGCCGACCCGGCCATGGGCATTCTAGTGATTTCTGCCTGGAGTACGGAAGACGCCATCATGGCGGCGCTGCGCGCCGGTGCGACGGGTTATCTGCTGAAGGAACGCGACGACCTGGAGGTCTCCCTGTCGATCCGCAGCGTGCTGCGTGGCGGTGCACCGATCGATCCGTTCATTGCCCGCCGCCTGATTGGTGAACTGTACCGCGCGCCCCCCGTTTCCGACGACGCCACGCTGAGTACGCGTGAGGGCGAAGTGCTGCTGCTGGTGGCCGACGGACTGTCGAACCGCGAAATCGCCGAGCGCCTGCACATCTCGCGCTACACCGTCGAATCCCATGTGAAGCACATCTACCGCAAGCTGGCAGTGTCGTCCCGCATCCGCGCCATCAGCGAAGCGCGCTCGCGCGGATTGCTGGACGGATGA